In Juglans microcarpa x Juglans regia isolate MS1-56 chromosome 4S, Jm3101_v1.0, whole genome shotgun sequence, a single window of DNA contains:
- the LOC121263100 gene encoding uncharacterized protein LOC121263100, producing the protein MDGPMEIDVAGSISSAIGRIRREDSAEKDKLRVKRETLQAVLEQCQRALELLHTTSGADDDDIDDVDGANVDEEQRGEISGSLRGNREADELCDLLKSRVECPDFLEKLECAKASVPQNAGEEVSSWDMVSENDLWEGEDIDSEQGEYVLVRQEDIVEGIACFMAAYLLSLKQTKDLTPNQLQDALSKTFSVKKKKGKLQKAWDGSKVIYNVASWGATAIGIYQNPVILRVATKAFWTSCHVISKLI; encoded by the exons ATGGATG GGCCTATGGAGATCGATGTGGCAGGATCGATATCTTCGGCCATCGGCAGAATCCGAAGAGAGGATTCGGCGGAGAAAGATAAGCTCCGCGTGAAGAGAGAGACCTTGCAGGCCGTGCTCGAGCAGTGCCAGAGAGCTCTCGAATTGCTTCATACTACTAGCGGTGCCGACGACGACGATATTGATGACGTTGACGGTGCAAATGTCGATGAGGAGCAACGTGGAGAGATTTCGGGATCGCTGCGGGGTAACCGAGAGGCCGATGAG TTGTGCGATCTTCTCAAGTCTAGAGTTGAATGCCCCGACTTCCTCGAAAAGCTAGAGTGTGCAAAGGCTTCAGTTCCACAAAATGCTG GAGAAGAAGTCAGCTCCTGGGACATGGTTAGTGAAAATGATCTTTGGGAAGGTGAAGATATTGATTCAGAACAAGGAGAGTATGTTCTTGTCAGGCAAGAGGATATTGTAGAGGGTATTGCATGCTTCATGGCCGCATACTTATTGTCCCTAAAACAGACTAAG GATTTGACACCTAACCAACTCCAGGATG CGCTTAGCAAGACGTTCtctgtgaaaaagaaaaagggaaagctTCAGAAGGCTTGGGATGGAAGCAAAGTCATTTATAATGTGGCATCTTGGGGTGCAACTGCTATAGG GATATACCAGAACCCGGTAATTCTCAGGGTTGCAACTAAAGCCTTCTGGACTTCTTGCCATGTAATATCAAAGCTTATATGA